The sequence CACGTCAAATGGATTTTGAAATGATCACAGGGACACAGCCAAGTACCCACCCTTGATGAAAACAAGCAAGCTAAGCAACTCACTCAAATACCTAACACAAGCTTATCTAGGGCAAGTTTCTCTCAATTACACCCTATAACATTTCATCTatcaatcaatattttttttttctacaatcaattatatatatatatatatatatatatatatatatatatatatatggcttatgaaaattttctatttttgctaattaatctttttaatgTAGACATGAGATTCAAAATGGCATACAAGACCCCTATGATGATTGTGTTGCTACGTTGAGGCTGTACACGCAGATGCGGTCGCAATAGCACCCGCGAGACTATTTGGGTTCGGGCGAGGCCTCGAGCAGCAACAACTATCCATCGTGGAGGCAAAGGGAGTTTGAGAGGATAAGCCCATAAGCACTTTTGGAGCTATCAGGGTCTGATTACTATTGCTGGTAATCTAGAATTTCTTGTatattctaaatatattttcttagtatatttgttaataattttttaaccgctatttttatatatttttcttgcaGATTATTCTTCTTAAGCCCATGGATCTTTTCTATTAGAATCTTCACTCTTTAAGGATGAGTCTTCGTGAACTGTAGTTGAACTTCTCTATTGAAGTGCATAGAACTTTCCTTTCGCttataaaactttttaattacATATTAGTCTTCTTGTagttcgaatttttttttagctatCTAATGTTTGATTGACATTTGTtttgtgataaaaattaattttgacatttatttgTATTCATGAAATGTTGGGTTTTTAATTTCATTGTCTATGCGttatcttttgaaatttttatagtgaTTTAATGTTTTTATAGTGAATATATGACTTAAATgatgatttaatattttttatatttagtgcCTATTTATCTTATCATTGTTGGCATTTGTGATTAATGTTAGATATTTTATGGGCAAATGTATTTTGCTTTTATTGCCGGTATAGAGTAATCTTTAGTGGCAATTGTTTTGCTCTTTACCGGCCGCCaatataattgccgctaaactTTTACCGACCTTATTTATAGTGGCAATTATTACAATTGCCGGTAAAGAGAGTAGcgttgattaaaattttaatcaccGCTAATCTATaagataattgccgctaaaaggcaattttgttgtagtgtggccagattgggtacagttttagTTTGATTACCTTCAAGCATGCTTAGTATTGTATTCCTTACAGTAGCAGTTTTTATCATTTGCTCTCTAGCTATTATATCTgttgttatagctactgtagttgttCTTCATATCCTTACACATATATCAGTTTGTTCTATCTTCTTTATTTTCCAATGAATACGATTTGCCTTCGTGACTCTGTCGTACGCACTCGGAaaccttgattgtggtttctcacctcCCATTTTCCCAGGTGGCTCGGGTAAGGAATTGGTTCTTGGTGCGACGGCAGGACGTCCTAGCTAGGCTACGTTAGCGGTCGTCACCCTGGTTACTCTCTCTTTAtgcattttatagtttaaataatgaatagttcagttagatgatcattgTTATTGTTTGAATAATCGTGAGCTTGTGCAAGTTGATGCTTGCTTTTATGCATGCAATCGAAATTTTATGAATCTTTGGTATTTGAATTTATGCGTTGTGGTTTTCTATCCCTCGAGATAGTCGGTTTTTTAAAATGGAGTTTCTGAGTgagaaacagttttaaaagattttcgaatggtttttatggataatcaaatagagtttaaaaaataaagcttTTAGGTGGAAagtacttttaaataggatgattgttgtattatgcatcgcatcatccagcaCCTAAcgagtgtttagaggcatgcatcatctctaaggttcgctagctgtatggaaatgcattgCATGAATTACTTGTGGATTGGTAagtgtaggttgtggttgtgatcctgttgttgTTATCGTTGGGTACGCCGTGTAAATAGAAAGAAGACTCTATCTatgtggacagaggaactttgtatttgtggcgagtCTATACGGCACGTGAGCCAAGttgagttcaaaaaaaaaaaggcatgttttccgcaactctggtTTCTAAAATAGTATTCATTATAAAAACGTTTTTAAAATCTGCCCTGGGAGGTGACAAGTATCGATGATCTCAACTCTACATAGTAGTTGTAGTTTTCATTTATTCGATGCTCTCATTGTTCTAATTTTGATGAAGTTGTGGTAGGGATGTAATATGGGCCGTGCCGGGTTGGCACGACCCACATTTTTCGGGCCATTTCGGGCCAAGGGTCGGCCCGGCCCGACCCGGTTATTAATCCGGGCTCGGCAGTGCTGGCCCGTTTAGGCAAAGCAggaggcccggcccggcccctGGCTTGGCCAGCACGGGCCATGCCGGGCCAAGCCAGGCTTCGTTCCAGcccagatttttttaaaaaatatctttacccagtttttttcagaattttttttcagaaaaagagataattttttaaaaaaattataaatttgacttATAGCTTTtactttatacaattatatccaactttttgaaaactcttttattaaatatttttaataatttttttattatttgaagagaaatgtatatttaaaaaaataattacaaaaaaaatataaaagtttgcattaatcatattacataaagtttgtatttttttaatttttttttaaaaaggagtttaaattataactttttgacttatagtttttaatttacaaaataaaacccaacctttataaaacttttttaaaatttttaatatctttacataatgtttaaatatcttttttaaatttttaatccattttttttaaaaataataataaaaaaatattttttcagaaagaaaaaCCCACAACCCAACGGTTATTGAGCCGTTGGACCCGCTGTCCAAGGGTCTGCCAGACCCTTGGATAGTGGGCCTTGGGAACAGGAGCCTTTAACCTTTATAGGCCTAAATAAGCCAGGCCATAAAGCCAGGCCTAACTTTGGCCTAAAAGTTAGCGGGCCGTGCCGCGCTGGGCTTTGGGCCGAACCTCCGGCTCGGCACGGCCCAGGCCTGACACGGGCCGTCCCGTTCCGGGTCGACGAGCTGTAAAAGttcggcccagcacggcccttAGATCTGGGTCGAGCCGGCTCGGCACGATTGCTACAGTAGCTGTCCCGGGCCATGGCCCGACCCGTAGTCGTGCCGGGCCgccccggcccgttttacacccctaagTTGTGGCCTCCCTGCACCTTGATGGAGGGCATTATGCATCTTGCCTATCACTTGCTCGATGAAATGCGACCAATGTGATCTCAAGCACTGTCGTAGTAAGAAAAAGACGATGGTCGCCCACTTGAGTTGGTGGTCATTCGCGGAGCACATTGTCGTCGGCCGCATTAACCAAGATGTACAATATGAATATTGTAAATAGAGAAAAGAAATAATCTTTTCTTAGatgaaaagcaaagaaaaataaagagtaatttCTATTCATTAGATTTTATTCTggattaaaagattaaaattaaaaatgatattgagttctcttaaagaaaaaaaagaaaaagaaaaaagagtgcaTATAGACTTCATCTTGACTTATTTATACCTATAcgttatttttcataaattttccaCGTGGTAGTATTTCGATGTTTTTCGTTTGGGTTATCCTGCTATAATTACATGTAATCGTGCTAAGATTACTATGTTGGCTCATTCAATCTGTAACCTGGTCGGTAATGTAACATTATAAATGATGTAGAATTATTCTGAAATTATTATCGAGTCGGGGATGGTGCGAGGACTAAGAATTTTGCGGTGTAGCCAAACAATttattgatgatgtttttgtgtgtaatttaattacataagcactcgtcaagtttcaaaaGAAAATGAGCTAGGATCGAGAAGTTACGCTACCTTTaataatcacttaaagtgaatagtaactcgggtTTTTTTGGAGAGGTCaatcagtggagatggcttttggtgcgtattggactctgttcttagtgatccaatagcttgtTTTCAACGGTTCAACTGTCCTGGACCCAATGTAACTGAcagatttgggttttgatgcacgattttcgagaaaaagggattttatcgCAATAAGGATTTTTTTGTATTCGGAGAGAGGATGgcttttgtcgcaaatcggcgaccaatTCGAACTAAAAAAAATCGTGAATTCGATGTCCCGGCCGTGCTGAACGCACTGGTGCAGTTCGTTCGCAAATCCGATGGGCGGATCGCCAGATATTGCGCCTTTATTGAGGAAGGGTCAAATTGATGTTTTTGGCATTTCGCGCGAaaccccctatattttatgtgcgGAAGAATTCTATGAAACTCTGAGGGTTGATGCGCGGGGTTCTCTTACACACGCGGCCAGGACCTCATCAACAATATCGCTTTTTGAGGGTGGCACACGCGAAGTCGGCATGCTATAAAGTTGATTTTCAAGGTAATTAAttaccctaaccctaaccctaacccctaGCAACCTCAGCTGAGCCCCTAGCCGCCGACCCCTCCTCCTACTAAACTCCCTGCATGcagccgccaccgccaccgacTAGCCCCAGCTGGCCGGAGTAGCTACCGAGCTCTCCTCCGGATCGGGTTGCCGGGAGAAGGTCTGACCCGTTAAGAAACCAAGAAGAAGGTCCAGGTCCAAGCGATCTTGTCGAAGGGGCACTTGGCCCAAATAGAGGGTCCAAGTCCATTTACTCTTTTACCTTGATTCTCAGTTTAGCATATTAGGAATTAGTATTTACATTTCAGTACGTTGTTTAGCGAGAAACAAACGACAGAAGAATGTAATACAACGAAATTAATAAGAATTTTGTAAATTACTTCTTTCAAGTCTCTTCTCCCTATTTACTTCCTAACCCtaatctctcttctctctttctcgctctCTTTATTCCTTCTTTTTTCCTATTCATTCCATTTCTCTAATCTTTCTTATCTTTCCTGCTATCTTTCATCACACTTATATTTACCTGTTTCATAACAACCGTGCTGGTTTGGACCCAACATCCCAATCGCCATCCTCACCTCAGCGAGTTCTCATCATTGACGGGTTGTAACGGTGTACGTAACAAAGGTCCTCCTTATTCATAGATTGGAGGGATCTCGATAGGTCTTGGCCCCCGAGGCTGACAAAGGCAAGAGATCACTGATCAGCAGGGTGTAGATTGAGGTCTCAACATAATGTTCAATTCGGCGAGTGAGGATGATGATGCCATCACCTCAACGATACTATCGGCACGAGGATTCTATGGCTAGGTTAAAGATTGTTTTAGGATTACATTTTTGGTTTAAGGTTTTATTCGATGTCGAATAAACAGTAaagcttttgcttttttaatttGCGTGACATGCATATTGCGTGTCCCATTTGCTAGTTATATTAAGTTATATAGGAATATAGAAGTAATTGATCCCCTTAATACATTTGACATCCATTGGCTCAACGAGTTCAGAATTATGTTATGGCAAATTTTGCTGTTTTGGGCTCAAGCCATGATACGTCTGTGTCTGACACGGTTAGACAGGAAAATAAAGTGAGGGGAAGAATAAGATATTTCAGATTTGTAAACCTTTTATCATGTAAACAACCTGTAAATGCCATATATAACAACTGTGTTTTGATAAATTTGTGTTTTGATAAATTTGTATTCTGTACTGCAATCTATCGACTGATAAATTTATTAGTTCCGTGTATGTTTCGAATGATTCTttcaccatttctttttctCGCTAGCTGTACCTTTAAATATACTCTGAAAGTTGTTTCAAAATCACGCTATATAGTTTTTGCAAATTAAAGCTAATGTTATTGTTGGTCTAAAAGtcgcacccaagcccgggaaaTTTAGGTTCAATCCTGAGTTACCAGAAAATTTCACTGGAAACTTTGCTTCAGAAGCATTAATACTTAACGAGGAAAATTTCTCTCCAAAATATCATTTAATACAAGCTAAAACACAGTGGTCGATTCTACAACAAGGCTCTCGGCAATCAATCTAAAGCCAATTTATAAAATTGTCTCTAGCaatgaaataatttttgtgcTCAAACTGTACTTACTGAAGGATATGTTCAGTTACTTGACATTTCTAACTGTTCTTAATAACCCGGAAAATACAGTCCTACATACACATGATACTCTCTCCTCAGTTAGATGAGCTGATCCGactaaagaagaaaagaaacttaCAAAACATGCCGAATTCAGATTGATACATTTCTTCTGAAACGGCTTCTGCAGCAGCGGTAAACGGATGTTTAATCCTCTAGAAGTCGAAAGCGAGCTTCTTATGGCGACTAATGTCACTGAGGTACCTCGTGGCATTGTATTCCTCCGCATCATGGAGCTCTTCAGAATAAGTCCTGCGGATAAGCGACTTCTGGATAATATTCTTTGACTCTAAGGGATCTTCTTCGCTGCTTAGCAACTTCACAACCTGCGGCCGAAAAAGGCAATTATCTCAATTGATAAAAAAGGAATGTGTTCTGAAATCAATTGCAGCATTATTTGCATTTCAAAGGAATTGCCTGACTCATTCGAGGTCGTAGCATCGGAGAGTGTTGAATGCACATGCGAGCCACTTGAGCTACTCTGCTTACTTGCTTTGAGTCGTAAGAATCGCAAAATGAAGGGTCGAGAAGCTCCGTTGTCCACTGATTTTTCTCGAGAAAAGGCTTCACCTGAGGTGATGACAATGATGTTGATTTAAATTTCTGTTTTTCTAGCATTATCTGTTTCGTCCTCCTGCTTCGAGAAAAGTAAGGAAAGAAAGATAGAAAATAAGAGATTGGGGGCGGAACACATACCCACATCACTAGACTTTGCTTTGAAGTATCTAATGCTTTACGCCCAGTAATGAGCTCTAGTAGTAGAACTCCGTAGCTATATACATCAGTTTTCTCATCGACAATGCCGTGAGTGCAGTACTCAGGAGCTAGATAACTGCTTAATAAGAATGTAGAACTTTAAAAGAAATGGTAAAGGAAAAATTACAAACTAAGCAATTGACTACGAATATAGAGGTACAATATAAGTTTGTCCGTAGCAGACCCAAAAGTGCCTTCGAAGCTCGACACAGTGTGGTGAGTCAACTTGTCAGGTAGCCACTTAGCGAGTCCAAAATCACTTATCTGGATCATAAGAAATGAAGAGTTTGAATAATAATACGACGAAAAGGAGGCCAGATGAACAGCTTCTGTTTAGAAGTTTGTAGATGCAAATTTGCTCACAATGTTGGTGACGAACTAACAATCTAAGAATTTTCTgatttcaaaatcaattttacaGTTGAAGTCCTTATGATTCTCTCTTTGTTAATGCATCACATGCCAGAGAAAACTATCAATGCTCTTCGAAACAAACTATCAAAGTGGTCTtcaaata is a genomic window of Ananas comosus cultivar F153 linkage group 13, ASM154086v1, whole genome shotgun sequence containing:
- the LOC109719781 gene encoding LOW QUALITY PROTEIN: RNA exonuclease 4-like (The sequence of the model RefSeq protein was modified relative to this genomic sequence to represent the inferred CDS: substituted 1 base at 1 genomic stop codon), with amino-acid sequence VTNYRYETTRIRLEHLREAMPLKQAQRKIQDLLCNGEPIWKIRSKDTKARILIGHGLDHDLDCLKVEYPAFLIRDTAKYPPLMKTSKLSNSLKYLTQAYLGHEIQNGIQDPYDDCVATLRLYTQMRSQXHPRDYLGSGEASSSNNYPSWRQREFERISP